The genomic segment GGCGGTCGGGTTGTACGGCGTGCTGGCCTACTCGGTGGCCCAACGGACGCGCGAGATCGGCGTGCGCATGGCGCTGGGCGCGGACGGCGGCACGGTGCAGCTCATGGTGCTGCGCCAGGTCGCGGTGATGACGTTGATCGGGGGCGTGATCGGTATCGCCGGCGCGATAGCGTTAGGCCGCGCGGCGCAATCGCTGCTG from the Gemmatimonadaceae bacterium genome contains:
- a CDS encoding FtsX-like permease family protein → AVGLYGVLAYSVAQRTREIGVRMALGADGGTVQLMVLRQVAVMTLIGGVIGIAGAIALGRAAQSLLFELKGHDPVVMALSAAVLTAVALASGYIPALRASRIDPVQALRYE